A single genomic interval of Electrophorus electricus isolate fEleEle1 chromosome 2, fEleEle1.pri, whole genome shotgun sequence harbors:
- the tubgcp6 gene encoding gamma-tubulin complex component 6 isoform X2, which translates to MLRGHSVSEMSTWQSGSTSITELLAALCDCSLSGVSWKRHSLGGISRVSVRRVLRRRAYGALLSRLFQDGSARPSSTANALANTPAHNKMLMISFDLRVSGCTEEAERLEKLLAQLHEMTHASGLAELDSVLELLVQLAGSVPPPASSFSRDYMRRVRPVLRRPPPGGYLSQETRRLESRAWALVCGEEWGVFRGAWRTLSLMDAPPGTGLPGLGRRQEGEERFDRDTRLSLFGALQHSRTADMDVRLDLPPLPSNAEVTGLSIRVPQCMDQSEDEGFQSASNLTPDSQSEPSPSPEVDVWEALRTFVPGRRRCWENVGCPPGQKESPYLTEAGREAFDQLYRLWEGELRNMLSSQTPSPLLPLPLDSQTQLVKDLLNVLIGVASTTFPLNEASVQFDVRPDVCVSGTSPESVSRLLGELAQYGTHYLRLSRFSLGAADKKGLVFQAFTGGLRRYLHYYRACVLSTPASLSLLTIGFHFRKLGRQLRYLSELCCVNGAVGVSQAIFPVGVKLLSYLYNEAQSNCSNENYPVLLSLLKSSCEPYTRFVSDWVYSGVFRDVYKEFMIQVNEDYLSYRDKHFWVQGYTLISQEAEDCVPVFLRHIANDVYICGKTINLLKICCPQHYIFCSELPVPRIAVIFSLQEMEQIERDCAVYRGRMETIAKHSAVSREEQVLRTELARQELINQVRVSAVKTLESIRGRQVSQRLAEEVRKRERFEALRQQLELDQEWRGAAKRREQEDDFSFARELRDREQRLQALEQQLERRARMDLIAQYSRLSEEAAKRERRAMWKVQRIRLDEARVGFLQQDQQAIQALLKKYPLRHGSPAQEPPLTTEPPHHLQECHTSETEMKNLPVEQETTTGSDSTLPSPVTRGADALISDEIDITDFFPKPPRAPDSRAVAQALHDIGSDLPEISGSPAPLDYDFSSPYSPLECLKLHPSSAHPSFSHIRIRENVSEVQEAMPAPSAHGPASWSSFPLSQYVPSVRPAVSQHGCLSQGSAQPGSTSVASGYGEPVVPPAATLTEEEPAGEMREPNTATLTMHDTGEKSCDTRQEELVGGAVESEWKSAPATVAQVGSANEQRDLLQMTAEQDPAELPLTIGHSQHSDVQRKDGHISGVLGVLPSSSGQGHTADGLIRIDELVSEVTTSVHSTGVHSHISGAHIKIGKLVLEVTTPTPSPNAQGHASDAHMKMGALLSDVTTPLPSPGIHDHASDAHIRIGELVSDVTTTVPSPNVHGHASDAHIRIGELVSDVTTTVPSPNIHGHASDAHIRIGELVSDVTTTVPSPNVHGHASDAHIRIGELVSEVTTTVPSPNIHGHASDAHIRIGELVSDVTTTVPSPNVHGHASDAHIRIGELVSEVTTTIPSPNVHGHASDAHIKVGEFVSDVAASRPRWSKHGHSSDSTLKVGCVMPDSGLNCSPLPGSTYGHSSDSSLGVGCVVVGSDQASHRVLASAYGHSSDSTLKAGCVVSGLELLPSPLPGSAYGHSSDSTLGVGCVVAGGEPTRPPPLPGSAHGHSSDSSLGMGCVVHGVIPGSSYGEAPQTVPDLPTEHRHEGTETLGPPTSLLGLNTGLAAWARGLGLSPRDSPEDDYLLRLASQYQAEHYEDSYMLMMAAPDVQLLQQVTRRPSMALPMDSLHCATDSTAVQLSEMMPLPVLMKHSVTTPLITHLSLVNKAVVDYYFVELAVEKHFEALRHFLLMEDGEFALSLTDRLFEKLGSGQTPGELLTPLVLNSILNKAMQYSLHGDSELAANFTFALRYLPEVFHPHAPDSLNCLELRYKVDWPLNVIITDSCMNKYNRLFSFLLQLKHMVWSLSDVWFHLKRTALVKGAGCSVQFRQLQLYRHEMQHFVKVIQGYIANQILQVSWSEFTQKLSTASDLDTIHHTHAEYLNRAIFRALLTEKAAPVMNIIHSIFSLILKFRGQLVAQPWESQQGETVHPCFIAMQQSYNTFKYYSHFLFKVVSKLVDKGYQPHLEDFLLRLNFNNYYKDS; encoded by the exons ATGCTTCGTGGCCATAGTGTTTCGGAAATGTCCACTTGGCAAAGTGGCAGCACAAGCATTACGGAGCTCCTGGCCGCGCTCTGTGATTGCAGCCTATCTGGAGTGTCATGGAAACGGCATTCTCTGGGGGGGATCTCACGGGTGAGTGTACGACGGGTCCTCCGCCGACGTGCATATGGCGCCCTCCTCTCCAGGCTCTTTCAGGACGGTTCCGCCAGACCCAGCTCCACTGCAAACGCCTTGGCCAACACGCCTGCCCACAACAAAATGCTGATGATCTCCTTTGATCTCCGTGTGTCTGGCTGCACTGAGGAAGCTGAGAGGCTCGAGAAGTTGCTGGCACAACTCCATGAGATGACCCACGCCTCTGGCCTGGCCGAACTGGACTCCGTCCTGGAGCTGCTGGTGCAGCTGGCTGGATCAGTTCCCCCGCCTGCCTCCTCTTTCAGCAGGGACTATATGCGGCGGGTGCGGCCTGTGCTCCGTAGGCCTCCACCAGGAGGCTACCTGAGCCAGGAAACACGGAGACTGGAGAGCAGGGCCTGGGCTCTggtgtgtggagaagagtggGGGGTGTTTCGGGGTGCGTGGAGAACCTTGAGTCTGATGGACGCACCCCCGGGCACTGGGCTGCCAGGTCtggggaggagacaggagggagaagagaggttTGATAGGGACACCAGGCTGTCCCTGTTTGGAGCCCTGCAGCACTCGCGGACAGCGGATATGGACGTTCGGCTGGACCTGCCGCCTTTGCCCAGCAACGCAGAGGTCACCGGGCTCAGTATTCGG GTGCCTCAGTGCATGGATCAATCAGAGGATGAAGGATTCCAGTCAGCCTCCAATCTGACTCCAGACTCTCAGTCGGAGCCTAGCCCCAGCCCAGAGGTCGATGTCTGGGAGGCCCTGCGCACGTTTGTGCCTGGCAGACGCCGTTGCTGGGAGAACGTGGGCTG TCCTCCAGGTCAGAAAGAGTCTCCCTATCTGACTGAGGCAGGCCGTGAGGCCTTTGATCAGCTCTACCGGCTATGGGAGGGCGAGCtgaggaacatgctctcctcacagactccctctcctctcctccccctgcctctgGACAGCCAGACTCAGCTGGTGAAAGACCTCCTCAATGTGCTCATAGGGGTGGCTTCCACTACGTTTCCCCTCAACGAG GCGAGTGTGCAGTTCGATGTGCGTCCTGACGTGTGCGTGTCGGGGACATCCCCAGAGAGTGTGTCGCGGTTGTTAGGGGAGCTGGCACAGTACGGCACACATTACCTTCGCCTGAGCCGCTTCTCTCTGGGCGCAGCTGATAAGAAGGGCCTGGTGTTTCAG gCCTTCACTGGTGGCCTGAGGCGTTATCTGCACTACTACAGGGCATGTGTGCTCAGCACGCCAGCCTCTCTCAGCCTCCTCACCATCGGCTTCCACTTCCGCAAGCTGGGCCGGCAGCTCAG GTACCTGTCAGAGCTATGTTGTGTGAATGGAGCTGTTGGTGTGAGCCAAGCCATCTTCCCTGTG GGTGTGAAGCTCCTCTCTTATCTGTATAATGAAGCACAGAGTAATTGCAGTAATGAGAACTACCCTGTACTGCTGTCTCTACTGAAGAGCAGCTGTGAGCCTTACACAAG gTTTGTGTCAGATTGGGTGTACAGTGGAGTTTTCAGAGATGTGTATAAAGAGTTCATGATACAAGTGAATGAGGACTACCTCAGCTACAGGG ATAAGCACTTCTGGGTGCAGGGATACACACTGATCTCACAGGAGGCTGAGGACTGTGTGCCCGTCTTCCTCCGCCACATCGCCAACGATGTCTACATATGTGGGAAAACGATCAACCTGCTCAAGATCTGCTGCCCGCAG CACTACATCTTCTGCTCAGAGCTTCCAGTGCCACGGATTGCCGTCATCTTCTCCCTGCAAGAGATGGAGCAGATCGAGAGGGACTGCGCTGTGTACCGAGGCCGCATGGAGACCATTGCCAAACACAGTGCCGTCAGCAGGGAGGAGCAG GTGTTGCGTACAGAGCTGGCACGCCAAGAGCTCATCAATCAGGTCAGAGTGTCAGCAGTCAAGACACTGGAGAGCATCCGAG GCCGCCAGGTGTCACAGCGGCTAGCTGAAGAggttagaaagagagagcgctTTGAGGCGCTTCGGCAGCAGCTGGAACTCGACCAAGAG tggcgTGGTGCTGCTAAGAGAAGGGAGCAGGAGGATGACTTTAGCTTCGCTCGAGAGCTCCGAGACCGAGAGCAGAGGCTGCAGGCCCTCGAGCAGCAGCTGGAGCGTCGTGCACG CATGGACCTCATAGCACAATACAGTCGTCTGTCTGAGGAGGCGGCTAAGAGAGAGCGAAGGGCCATGTGGAAAGTTCAGAGGATAAGGCTGGATGAAGCCAGAGTGGGCTTCCTCCAGCAGGACCAGCAGGCCATACAG GCTCTTCTTAAAAAATATCCTTTACGGCATGGAAGTCCTGCACAGGAACCACCTCTTACAACAGAACCACCTCATCActtgcag GAATGTCACACTTCTGAGACAGAGATGAAAAATCTGCCTGTGGAGCAAGAAACCACCACTGGATCTGACTCAACCTTGCCCTCCCCCGTCACCAGGGGTGCCGATGCACTGATATCAGATGAAATTGACATCACAGATTTCTTCCCTAAGCCTCCGCGTGCCCCAGACAGCAGGGCTGTGGCCCAGGCTTTGCATGACATTGGCTCTGACCTACCAGAAATTTCTGGAAGCCCTGCTCCTCTCGACTATGACTTCTCCTCCCCCTACAGCCCTCTGGAGTGCCTTAAGCTCCATCCCAGCTCCGCAcatccctccttctctcacatCAGGATCAGGGAAAACGTGTCGGAGGTCCAGGAAGCAATGCCCGCTCCAAGTGCACACGGTCCCGCCTCCTGGTCAAGCTTCCCCCTGAGCCAGTACGTGCCTTCAGTGAGGCCTGCGGTGAGCCAGCATGGCTGCCTTTCACAGGGGTCAGCACAGCCAGGGAGCACCAGTGTCGCCTCAGGGTATGGTGAGCCAGTCGTCCCCCCGGCAGCCACCCTGACTGAAGAGGAGCCAGCGGGGGAGATGCGAGAGCCAAACACAGCCACGCTTACGATGCACGATACAGGCGAGAAGAGTTGCGACACACGGCAGGAAGAGCTTGTAGGAGGCGCTGTGGAGTCAGAATGGAAAAGTGCCCCTGCCACCGTGGCGCAGGTGGGCAGCGCTAACGAGCAGCGAGATCTCCTTCAGATGACAGCTGAGCAAGATCCAGCTGAGCTGCCTCTCACCATTGGCCACAGCCAACACTCCGATGTCCAAAGAAAAGATGGGCATATCTCAGGAGTACTTGGTGTTCTTCCCTCCTCTTCAGGCCAGGGCCACACTGCTGATGGCCTAATAAGGATCGATGAACTTGTTTCTGAGGTTACAACTTCTGTCCATTCCACTGGTGTCCATAGCCACATCTCAGGTGCTCATATTAAAATAGGAAAACTTGTTTTGGAGGTGACTACCCCTACTCCTTCTCCTAATGCCCAAGGTCATGCCTCTGATGCCCATATGAAAATGGGAGCGCTTCTTTCTGATGTTACTACTCCTTTACCTTCACCCGGTATCCATGACCATGCCTCTGATGCCCATATTAGGATTGGTGAGCTAGTTTCTGACGTGACTACAACAGTTCCCTCCCCTAATGTACATGGCCATGCCTCCGATGCCCATATTAGGATTGGTGAGCTAGTTTCTGACGTGACTACAACAGTCCCCTCCCCTAACATACATGGCCATGCCTCTGATGCCCATATTAGGATTGGTGAGCTAGTTTCTGACGTGACTACAACAGTCCCCTCCCCTAACGTACATGGCCATGCCTCCGATGCCCATATTAGGATTGGTGAGCTGGTTTCTGAGGTGACTACAACAGTCCCCTCCCCTAACATACATGGCCATGCCTCTGATGCCCATATTAGGATTGGTGAGCTAGTTTCTGACGTGACTACAACAGTCCCCTCCCCTAACGTACATGGCCATGCCTCCGATGCCCATATTAGGATTGGTGAGCTAGTTTCTGAGGTGACTACAACAATCCCCTCCCCTAACGTACATGGCCATGCCTCCGATGCCCATATAAAGGTTGGTGAGTTTGTCTCAGATGTCGCTGCCTCCCGACCTCGTTGGAGCAAGCATGGCCACTCTTCAGACAGCACTCTAAAAGTGGGTTGTGTGATGCCAGACAGTGGATTAAATTGTTCCCCATTACCAGGCAGCACATACGGCCACTCCTCAGACTCTAGCctgggtgtggggtgtgtagttGTAGGCAGTGACCAGGCCAGCCACCGTGTGTTGGCCAGTGCCTATGGTCACAGCTCAGACTCCACACTGAAGGCCGGGTGTGTTGTATCTGGCTTGGAACTGTTGCCTTCCCCACTGCCCGGTAGTGCTTATGGGCACTCGTCAGACTCGACACTGGGTGTTGGGTGTGTGGTGGCTGGGGGAGAGCCCACTAGGCCACCCCCTCTCCCAGGCAGTGCCCATGGGCATTCGTCTGATTCTAGCCTGGGTATGGGCTGTGTGGTGCATGGGGTCATTCCTGGAAGCTCGTATGGTGAAGCCCCACAGACAGTTCCAGACCTTCCCACAGAGCACAGACATGAAGGCACAGAGACCCTGG GGCCTCCCACTTCGCTGCTTGGCCTGAACACGGGCCTCGCTGCCTGGGCTCGGGGCCTGGGCCTGTCCCCCAGAGACAGCCCCGAGGATGACTACCTCCTCAGGCTAGCCTCTCAGTACCAGGCTGAGCACTATGAGGATTCCTACATGCTGATGA TGGCAGCCCCTGATGTGCAGCTCCTGCAGCAGGTGACGCGCAGGCCAAGCATGGCTCTCCCTATGGACTCCCTGCACTGTGCCACAGactccactgctgtgcagcTCAGTGAGATGATGCCTCTCCCTGTGCTCATGAAACATTCCGTCACGACACCACTCATCacaca tctgtctttgGTGAACAAGGCCGTGGTGGATTACTACTTTGTGGAGCTGGCGGTGGAGAAGCACTTTGAGGCTTTGAGGCACTTCCTGCTGATGGAAGATGGCGAGTTTGCACTCTCGCTCACTGACCGGCTCTTTGAGAAG TTGGGCAGCGGGCAAACCCCTGGTGAGCTGTTGACTCCTCTGGTGTTGAACTCCATCCTGAACAAGGCTATGCAGTACAGTCTCCATGGTGACAGCGAGCTTGCTGCTAACTTCACTTTCGCGCTACGTTACCTGCCCGAGGTCTTCCACCCCCATGCCCCCGACTCGCTCAACTGCCTGGAGCTCCGTTACAAG GTGGACTGGCCATTGAATGTGATCATAACAGACAGCTGCATGAACAAGTACAACCGTCTCTTCTCCTTCCTGCTGCAACTCAAACACATGGTGTGGTCTCTCAGTGATGTCTGGTTCCACCTCAAACGGACAG CGCTGGTAAAGGGAGCAGGTTGCTCTGTGCAGTTCCGTCAGCTCCAGCTGTACAGACACGAGATGCAGCACTTTGTCAAGGTGATCCAGGGCTACATCGCTAATCAGATTCTGCAGGTCTCCTGGAGTGAGTTCACTCAGAAGCTCAGCACTGCCAGTGACCTGGACAccatccatcacacacatgcagagtaCCTTAACAGGGCCATCTTCAG GGCTCTGCTGACAGAAAAGGCTGCTCCTGTCATGAACATCATCCACAGTATCTTCAGCCTCATCCTGAAATTCCGAGGGCAGCTGGTCGCACAGCCCTGGGAGAGCCAACAGGGGGAGACGGTGCACCCATGCTTCATTGCTATGCAGCAGTCTTATAACACCTTCAAATATTACTCACACTTTCTCTTCAAAG TGGTTTCGAAGCTGGTCGACAAAGGCTACCAGCCTCATTTGGAAGACTTTCTGCTGCGCCTCAACTTCAATAACTACTACAAAGACTCATGA